In one window of Calypte anna isolate BGI_N300 chromosome 1, bCalAnn1_v1.p, whole genome shotgun sequence DNA:
- the TCEANC gene encoding transcription elongation factor A N-terminal and central domain-containing protein, with translation MSDQKNIVHRAHCIEKLLSENNFQEVEHHLKELEDVGMTVGYLQGTDVAKAVYLVLKNCPSVKVKKKAKQLLSRWKALYKHNCAQSMQIKKSDSVYVKEEIEHLSVVPREQSLSEGLCHQEALVGTSPKILGPLQTVKNVVHEAEDSTNQLSSLEEQHTDNEDSKPLVSEASVQQDPMRALRCKCTDLLYKALTGSVKDEQETPRWLELAKEIEEHIFALHAKNDKKYKNCVRSKISNLKNPRSCHLKHNLFSGTLSPKAFAEMTVMEMASKELKELRALYTDSSIREHQLPQIINGTQTNKIKCRRCEKFDCSVTMIARGTLFLPGWVRNTNPDEQMLTYVICNHCGEQWYHSRWICF, from the coding sequence ATGTCTGACCAGAAAAATATTGTACACAGAGCCCATTGTATTGAGAAGCTACTGTCCGAGAACAATTTCCAAGAGGTTGAGCATCATCTTAAAGAGCTGGAAGATGTTGGCATGACTGTAGGATATCTTCAGGGGACAGATGTTGCCAAAGCTGTATACCTAGTACTCAAGAACTGCCCTTCAGtaaaggtgaaaaagaaagcaaagcagttaTTATCCAGGTGGAAAGCTCTTTACAAGCATAACTGTGCTCAGtcaatgcaaattaaaaagtcAGACTCTGTGTATGTGAAAGAAGAAATTGAGCACCTCAGTGTGGTTCCTAGAGAGCAGTCACTGTCTGAAGGACTGTGTCATCAGGAGGCACTAGTTGGTACTAGTCCTAAAATTTTGGGCCCATTGCAAACTGTTAAAAATGTGGTGCATGAGGCAGAAGACAGCACGAATCAACTTTCTTCTTTGGAGGAACAGCACACTGATAATGAAGATTCTAAACCTCTGGTTAGTGAAGCAAGTGTACAGCAGGATCCGATGAGAGCTCTGAGGTGTAAATGCACAGATCTTCTTTATAAAGCTTTGACTGGTTCTGTGAAAGATGAACAAGAAACCCCTAGGTGGCTAGAGCTAGCTAAAGAAATTGAAGAACATATTTTTGCTCTTCATgctaaaaatgacaaaaagtaTAAAAACTGTGTCAGAAGTAAAATCTCTAACCTGAAGAACCCTAGAAGTTGTCACTTAAAACATAACCTTTTTTCAGGGACTCTGAGTCCAAAGGCTTTTGCTGAGATGACAGTGATGGAAATGGCCAGCAAGGAACTGAAAGAGCTCAGGGCTCTGTACACAGACTCATCTATTCGGGAACATCAGCTTCCACAAATAATTAATGGCAcacagacaaacaaaataaagtgtAGGCGCTGTGAAAAATTTGACTGCAGCGTCACTATGATTGCCAGAGGAACTCTCTTTCTTCCAGGTTGGGTGCGGAACACGAATCCAGATGAACAAATGTTGACTTACGTTATTTGTAATCACTGTGGGGAGCAGTGGTATCACAGCAGATGGATTTGTTTCTAA